The proteins below are encoded in one region of Phyllopteryx taeniolatus isolate TA_2022b chromosome 11, UOR_Ptae_1.2, whole genome shotgun sequence:
- the LOC133486208 gene encoding transmembrane protein 121, which yields MVPPPPTNKPHVCLSTILIMSSMALIDAYLVEQNHGPRKIGICIMVMVGDICFLIVLRYVAVWVGAEVRTAKRGYAMILWFLYIFVLEIKVYFVYQNYKADRKSLDALSRKALTLLLSICIPVLFVVLVAIDHMEYVRAFKKREEIRNRLFWVVVDLLDILDIQANLWEPQKKGLPLWAEGLMFFYCYILLLVLPCVSLSEISMQGINIVPHKMLLYPILSLVTINIITLFIRGGNMILYRDARVSGILIGKNILAIIIKTCSFVQYRRQLQSAPPAFGVELQKNSLAHARPAPTTPQAVIQDQTPLPEVTTCEHT from the coding sequence ATGGTCCCCCCACCTCCCACCAACAAGCCACACGTGTGCCTGTCCACCATCCTCATCATGAGCAGCATGGCACTGATTGATGCCTACCTGGTGGAGCAGAACCACGGCCCGCGTAAGATCGGCATCTGCATCATGGTGATGGTGGGAGACATCTGCTTTCTGATTGTCCTGCGCTACGTGGCCGTGTGGGTGGGGGCTGAGGTGCGCACAGCCAAACGAGGGTATGCCATGATCCTTTGGTTCCTCTACATCTTTGTGCTGGAAATCAAGGTCTACTTTGTGTATCAGAACTATAAGGCTGACAGGAAGAGCCTTGATGCTCTGTCCAGGAAGGCACTAACACTGCTGCTCTCCATCTGCATTCCAGTGCTCTTTGTAGTGCTGGTGGCTATTGACCACATGGAGTATGTGCGTGCCTTCAAGAAGCGCGAGGAGATACGCAATCGTCTCTTCTGGGTGGTGGTGGACTTGCTTGACATTCTGGACATTCAAGCCAACCTGTGGGAGCCCCAGAAGAAGGGCCTCCCTCTGTGGGCGGAGGGCTTGATGTTTTTTTACTGCTACATCCTCCTCCTAGTGCTACCCTGTGTGTCTTTGAGTGAAATCAGCATGCAAGGTATCAACATTGTGCCCCACAAGATGCTCCTGTACCCAATCCTCAGCCTGGTGACTATAAACATCATCACACTCTTTATCCGTGGTGGCAACATGATTTTGTACAGGGACGCGAGGGTCTCAGGGATCCTCATAGGAAAGAACATACTGGCCATCATCATAAAGACCTGCAGCTTTGTCCAGTACAGGAGACAGTTACAGAGTGCCCCTCCTGCTTTTGGGGTTGAGCTGCAGAAAAATTCATTGGCCCATGCTCGCCCTGCCCCCACCACTCCCCAAGCGGTCATCCAGGACCAGACACCCCTGCCCGAGGTGACAACATGCGAGCACACGTGA